From the Ctenopharyngodon idella isolate HZGC_01 chromosome 3, HZGC01, whole genome shotgun sequence genome, one window contains:
- the grap2a gene encoding GRB2-related adapter protein 2a, which produces MEARGKYDFNGTAEDELSFRKGDILKILGSQDDWFKAELHGHEGFVPKNYVDRQTPSWFKENASRGSAEEMLISREVGAFLIRGSQSSPGDFSISVRHEYDVQHFKVMKDKSGQYYLWTEKFSSLNKLVEFYKTTSISKQREIFLRDGSGDEPRAPPPLKSLPEVRPPPGGGYGGPQTSSQYRNTTDQTHNQKSKRGSVEEKANTVGHQGRNSPAPRRTSETLPAPRSTIQVRAIYDFTAEEDDELGFNAGDVIEVVDRSDPSWWKGRLRGRTGLFPANYTDQI; this is translated from the exons ATGGAGGCCAGGGGAAAGTATGACTTCAATGGCACAGCAGAAGATGAGCTCAGCTTCCGGAAAGGAGACATTCTGAAG ATCCTGGGATCTCAAGATGACTGGTTCAAGGCAGAGCTACACGGTCATGAGGGTTTTGTACCAAAAAACTATGTTGACAGACAAACACCAAG CTGGTTCAAAGAGAACGCCAGTCGTGGCTCGGCTGAGGAGATGCTGATATCCCGAGAGGTGGGTGCTTTCCTGATCCGTGGCAGCCAGAGTTCCCCTGGAGACTTCTCCATCTCAGTCAG GCATGAGTATGATGTACAGCATTTTAAAGTTATGAAGGATAAATCGGGCCAGTACTACCTGTGGACAGAGAAGTTTTCCTCTCTAAACAAGCTTGTGGAGTTCTACAAGACTACCTCCATATCCAAGCAGAGGGAGATCTTCCTTAGGGACGGAAGTGGAGATGAGCCAAGAGCACCTCCGCCt TTAAAGAGTCTACCAGAAGTTCGGCCTCCCCCCGGTGGTGGTTATGGCGGTCCACAAACCTCATCACAATACCGCAACACAACAGATCAAACTCACAACCAGAAG AGTAAGAGAGGAAGTGTTGAGGAGAAAGCTAACACTGTGGGTCACCAAGGGAGGAACAGTCCAGCCCCTCGGCGAACCTCTGAAACTTTGCCTGCTCCG agGTCAACCATACAGGTGAGAGCAATATATGACTTCACTGCAGAGGAAGATGACGAGTTGGGCTTCAATGCTGGCGACGTCATTGAAGTGGTGGACCGTTCTGATCCATCATGGTGGAAAGGTCGATTGCGCGGCAGGACTGGTCTTTTCCCTGCCAATTACACAGATCAGATCTGA
- the fam83fa gene encoding protein FAM83F codes for MAESQLVCIDDDHVNVKIPESKPEFYYSEEQRAALEQLLKNGDGAFKMRLKEDNVKDFLSAREIKWMRDTFHEYDSDSDTCCSRSPHDTSEDSGVHSTYWPTMSDTEIPPLDIGWPSNGHYKGVTRVSVYTHPPKTNSPHIKEVVRRLIQESTKLVAVVMDLLTDLQILQDLLDAASKRGVAVYLLLEENGLPHFLDMSSRLQISTQHLRNLRVRTVRGSGMPLSFGRLPGSLCSKYMLVDGEKVMFGSYSFTWSSSRMNRNTISVMSGQVVDFFDNDFRELYAVSDTVDLYHEFHISKPALAVPVLKTPAEPKKLTVPVSTSRFQISVEDNKQANLKVPAHKYHNPKYSLVVGNSLGVTGSLQDLSKLRDYVDHASVNNMEKLIYTNGDSVRPQSPTSPDGTEDGKGDGKKSSLFGSKKQRSSFRNFLKGRANNQTTDALSKTTHQNTETKQINHKDTKLTNNSKEASWLASHIKEQEDASKNISPTTRKISETESTDEIEDTFEIINPPQVKFKLKKNKMGPRSVSLQTIATDGEDGLRGRRRTQKKACIQS; via the exons ATGGCTGAGTCTCAGCTAGTATGCATAGACGATGATCATGTTAACGTGAAAATACCGGAGTCCAAACCAGAGTTTTATTACAGCGAGGAGCAGCGGGCCGCGCTCGAGCAGCTCTTGAAGAACGGGGATGGCGCGTTTAAGATGCGTCTCAAAGAGGATAACGTTAAAGACTTTCTCTCCGCGAGGGAAATCAAATGGATGCGGGACACGTTCCATGAATATGACAGTGACTCGGACACCTGCTGCTCACGGTCGCCCCATGATACGAGTGAAGATTCAGGTGTTCACTCTACCTACTGGCCGACCATGTCTGATACGGAGATCCCTCCGCTGGACATCGGTTGGCCTAGCAACGGCCATTACAAAGGCGTAACTCGGGTGTCAGTTTACACCCACCCACCCAAAACTAACAGTCCGCATATTAAAGAGGTGGTCCGCAGACTCATTCAAGAATCTACAAAG TTGGTTGCAGTGGTCATGGACCTGTTGACAGACCTGCAGATCCTGCAGGATCTCTTAGATGCTGCGAGTAAGAGAGGGGTGGCTGTGTACTTGCTGCTGGAGGAGAACGGCTTGCCGCACTTCCTGGACATGAGCAGCAGGCTTCAGATTTCTACGCAGCATCTGAGG AACCTGCGGGTGCGAACTGTGAGGGGCTCTGGCATGCCGCTGTCCTTTGGTCGTCTGCCAGGATCGCTGTGCTCAAAATATATGTTGGTAGATGGAGAGAAAGTGATGTTTGGATCCTATAG CTTTACGTGGAGTTCCTCTAGGATGAACCGGAACACAATTTCTGTGATGTCTGGACAAGTTGTTGACTTCTTCGACAACGACTTCAGAGAGCTGTATGCCGTATCTGATACAGTGGACCTGTACCATGAGTTTCACATCAGCAAGCCGGCCCTGGCAGTTCCTGTGCTGAAAACACCCGCGGAACCCAAAAAACTCACAGTTCCCGTATCCACGTCGCGCTTCCAGATCTCTGTAGAGGACAACAAACAGGCGAACCTAAAGGTGCCTGCACATAAATACCACAACCCTAAGTACTCTTTAGTCGTTGGCAACAGTCTAGGTGTAACAGGCTCCCTGCAGGATCTTTCTAAGCTGAGGGACTATGTTGACCATGCCTCTGTGAATAACATGGAAAAATTAATCTACACTAATGGGGACAGTGTACGTCCACAATCACCTACATCCCCAGATGGGACAGAGGACGGTAAGGGTGATGGGAAGAAGTCCTCGCTGTTTGGTTCTAAAAAGCAGCGCTCTTCCTTCCGCAATTTCTTGAAAGGCAGAGCAAACAACCAGACTACAGATGCTCTCTCTAAAACAACCCatcaaaatacagaaacaaagcAGATCAATCATAAAGACACCAAGCTTACCAACAATTCCAAGGAAGCATCTTGGTTGGCCAGTCATATTAAGGAGCAAGAAGATGCATCCAAAAACATTTCTCCCACTACTCGCAAGATCTCAGAGACTGAAAGCACTGATGAAATTGAGGACACCTTTGAGATCATAAACCCACCACAGGTGAAGTTTAAactcaaaaagaacaaaatgggTCCAAGGAGTGTTTCTCTTCAGACTATTGCCACAGATGGCGAGGATG gccTGAGAGGGCGGAGGCGTACCCAGAAGAAGGCCTGTATTCAGTCCTGA
- the cyth4a gene encoding cytohesin-3 isoform X2, which translates to MGTQRKDSFLWGKAPLAFNTNDKKQSDVHKHLILDDIQKLRLEIENMMTEIQTMEADDENKNVMKNKRIQCGKKKFNMDPKKGIQYLVDNDLLEWKPEAVAEFLYKEEGLNKTAIGNFLGEREEIHLQILQAFVHLHEFSNLNLVQALRQFLWSFRLPGEAQKIDRMMEAFALRYCTCNAGVFQSTDTCYILSFAIIMLNTSLHNPNVKDKTTLERFISMNRGINNGGDLPNELLEKLYESIKNEPFKIPEDDGNDLTHTFFNPDREGWLLKEGGRIKTWKRRWFILTDSCLYYFQYTTDQEPKGIIPLENLCVKEVEDAHKQFCLELFSPHRKGETIKACKTETDGRVVMGKHHSYRLSAASEEERADWIQSIRACITKDPFYDLVSARKKKIISHTEQHD; encoded by the exons AAACTCAGGCTGGAGATCgaaaacatgatgacagaaattcaaACGATGGAGGCCGATGATGAGAA TAAAAATGTTATGAAGAACAAGAGAATCCAGTGTGGAAAAAAGAAGTTTAACATGGACCCAAAAAAG GGTATCCAGTACCTGGTGGATAATGACCTGTTGGAGTGGAAACCAGAGGCTGTGGCGGAGTTCCTCTACAAAGAAGAAGGCctcaataaaacagctattgGCAATTTCTTAGGAGAAAG GGAGGAGATCCACCTTCAGATCTTGCAGGCTTTTGTTCACCTTCATGAGTTCTCAAACCTTAATCTAGTTCAGGCTTTGAG GCAGTTCTTGTGGAGTTTCCGTCTACCTGGTGAGGCTCAGAAGATCGACCGCATGATGGAGGCCTTTGCCCTGCGCTACTGCACCTGTAACGCTGGGGTTTTTCAGTCCACAG ACACCTGTTACATCCTTTCCTTCGCTATCATCATGCTCAACACAAGTTTGCACAACCCAAATGTGAAAGACAAGACCACACTAGAACGATTCATCAGCATGAACAGAGGAATCAACAATGGAGGAGATCTTCCCAATGAACTACTCGAG AAACTTTATGAGAGCATTAAGAACGAACCCTTTAAGATCCCAGAAGATGACGGCAATGATCTCACTCACACCTTCTTTAATCCGGATCGAGAGGGCTGGCTTCTAAAAGAAG GTGGCAGAATAAAGACCTGGAAGAGGAGGTGGTTCATTTTGACTGATAGCTGCCTCTATTATTTCCAATATACCACT GACCAAGAACCAAAAGGAATCATTCCCCTAGAGAACTTATGTGTTAAAGAGGTGGAGGACGCACACAAACAG TTCTGTTTGGAGCTGTTTAGCCCTCATCGTAAAGGAGAAACGATAAAGGCATGTAAAACAGAGACAGATGGGAGAGTTGTGATGGGCAAACATCACTCCTACAGACTCAGCGCTGCTTCTGAAGAGGAACGTGCAGACTGGATCCAGTCCATCAG AGCTTGTATCACAAAAGACCCTTTCTATGACCTGGTGTCTGCACGCAAGAAGAAGATCATCAGCCACACCGAACAACACGACTGA